From Streptomyces sp. NBC_01754, a single genomic window includes:
- a CDS encoding 3'-5' exonuclease: protein MSWHRERLAGFDLETTGTDPLEARIVTAAVVAVESRDGEPVRCRTWLADPGVRIPEQASAIHGISSERAAAEGRPVREVADEIAGALVEHWRAGVPVVAYNAAFDLTLLSAELRRHGLPSLGERLGGGGTGPVVDPYTIDRAVDRYRKGKRTLEAVCVEYGVVHGGAHDAAADALAAVRVAYAIAERHGSVAALTTAELHERQIVWYAAWAADFQKFLRRKGSADAVIDGHWPLRELTPAQVS, encoded by the coding sequence ATGAGCTGGCACCGGGAGCGTCTGGCCGGGTTCGACCTGGAGACGACCGGCACGGACCCGCTGGAGGCCCGCATCGTCACCGCCGCGGTCGTCGCGGTGGAGAGCAGGGACGGCGAGCCCGTCCGGTGCCGCACCTGGCTGGCGGACCCGGGGGTCAGGATCCCCGAGCAGGCCTCGGCGATCCACGGCATCAGCAGTGAGCGCGCGGCGGCCGAGGGACGCCCGGTGCGGGAGGTGGCCGACGAGATCGCCGGCGCCCTCGTGGAGCACTGGCGGGCGGGCGTGCCCGTCGTCGCCTACAACGCGGCATTCGATCTGACGCTGCTCTCCGCCGAGTTGCGGCGTCACGGACTGCCCTCCCTGGGCGAGCGGCTGGGCGGCGGGGGCACCGGCCCGGTCGTCGACCCGTACACCATCGACCGGGCCGTCGACCGCTACCGCAAGGGCAAGCGCACCCTGGAGGCCGTCTGCGTCGAGTACGGCGTGGTGCACGGCGGGGCGCACGACGCGGCGGCCGACGCGCTGGCCGCGGTGCGGGTGGCGTACGCGATAGCCGAGCGGCACGGGTCGGTGGCCGCCCTGACCACCGCGGAGCTGCATGAGCGTCAGATCGTGTGGTACGCGGCCTGGGCCGCCGACTTCCAGAAGTTCCTGCGGCGCAAGGGGTCGGCGGACGCGGTGATCGACGGCCACTGGCCGCTGCGCGAGCTCACCCCCGCGCAGGTCTCCTGA
- a CDS encoding SAV2148 family HEPN domain-containing protein, translating to MSSGGFELPPGDAGHEGEPTDAPPGAVSLAQPMEIGVELDWGADAWNEVRTRAQRAGRAYIWLNLVEQRLRAVVSAVIRPIYEPVHGEDWVVAAAGPAGQEWVQRAVAVREVSRRKGYLLDPADDNVLSFLTLPQLRELMVQHWPCFEPYFDDRREVELALDELEVARNVVSRNRALNEAVLAQAERASARLLEILGSGAAVPSADRLPVDAVEELVGDRYADVVSVHPDRVRLQRQIPAEDLFGGARRLDAIGIGLNLLTQNFSGRRLVRLAESGCRVRLLFINPASSAVKRRERELGLKKGELSRSVEMNILHMRRVRSKLRDPDAFQIQVFDETPRFTAYLVDGDGPDAVGVVQPYLRRARGMEAPVFVLRGGGRAVVRAGQDGEHGLFETYREEFESVWADSRPVS from the coding sequence GTGAGCTCGGGAGGGTTCGAGCTGCCCCCAGGTGACGCGGGTCACGAGGGGGAGCCGACCGATGCCCCGCCGGGGGCGGTATCCCTCGCGCAGCCCATGGAGATCGGCGTGGAGCTGGACTGGGGAGCCGACGCCTGGAACGAGGTGCGCACCCGGGCCCAGCGGGCCGGGCGGGCCTATATCTGGCTGAATCTGGTCGAACAGCGGCTGCGGGCCGTGGTCTCCGCGGTGATCCGGCCGATCTACGAGCCGGTGCACGGCGAGGACTGGGTGGTGGCCGCCGCCGGACCGGCCGGGCAGGAGTGGGTGCAGCGTGCCGTGGCCGTCCGGGAGGTCTCCCGCCGCAAGGGCTACCTCCTCGACCCGGCCGACGACAACGTCCTCAGTTTCCTGACGCTGCCCCAGCTGCGGGAGCTGATGGTCCAGCACTGGCCGTGCTTCGAGCCGTACTTCGACGACCGCCGCGAGGTGGAGCTCGCCCTCGACGAACTGGAGGTGGCGCGCAACGTCGTCTCCCGCAACCGCGCCCTCAACGAGGCCGTCCTGGCGCAGGCGGAACGGGCCTCCGCCCGCCTGCTGGAGATCCTGGGCAGCGGGGCGGCCGTCCCCTCCGCCGACCGGCTCCCGGTGGACGCGGTGGAGGAACTGGTGGGCGACCGGTACGCCGACGTGGTCTCGGTCCACCCCGACCGGGTCCGGCTCCAGCGCCAGATCCCGGCCGAGGACCTCTTCGGCGGCGCACGCCGGCTGGACGCGATCGGGATAGGGCTCAACCTCCTCACCCAGAACTTCTCAGGACGCCGGCTGGTCCGGCTCGCCGAGTCGGGCTGCCGGGTGCGGCTGCTCTTCATCAACCCGGCGAGCAGTGCCGTCAAGCGCCGGGAGCGGGAACTCGGCCTCAAGAAGGGGGAGCTGAGCCGCTCGGTGGAGATGAACATCCTTCACATGCGCCGGGTCCGCTCCAAGCTCCGCGACCCGGACGCCTTCCAGATCCAGGTCTTCGACGAGACGCCGCGCTTCACGGCCTATCTGGTGGACGGGGACGGCCCGGACGCGGTGGGAGTCGTGCAGCCCTATCTGCGGCGCGCACGGGGCATGGAGGCGCCCGTGTTCGTCCTGCGGGGCGGCGGGCGTGCGGTGGTCCGCGCGGGCCAGGACGGCGAGCACGGACTCTTCGAGACCTACCGTGAGGAGTTCGAGTCGGTCTGGGCCGATTCGCGGCCTGTATCCTGA
- a CDS encoding S8 family peptidase codes for MVIQQRTRRTKLTAAVTAVAAAAGVTLFGASLAGAAPAPATGTVYGADAATAVSGSYIVMLGENTLSEKTDKSRLAEQYGGTLQRNYSSAINGFSASGLSDTEAKRLAADPAVSKVVQNKTFHIDATQENPPSWGLDRIDQTETAGDGAYTYPDAAGEGVTAYVIDTGVRVTHKDFEGRATSGFDAVDNDDDADDGNGHGTHVAGTIAGAAHGVAKKADIVAVRVLDDAGYGTTEQVVAGIDWVTEHHEGPSVANMSLGGGADPALDAAVQKAIASGVTFGVAAGNESSDASQSSPARVPEAITVASSTVDDEQSYFSNYGPIVDIYAPGSGITSDWNDSDEGTNTISGTSMATPHVVGAAAVYLGGHPNDTPEQVATALTEGATPDAISNATAGTANKLLKIVE; via the coding sequence ATGGTCATACAGCAGCGCACCCGCCGGACCAAGCTCACCGCCGCCGTCACCGCCGTGGCGGCGGCAGCCGGAGTCACCCTGTTCGGCGCGTCGTTGGCGGGAGCCGCACCGGCCCCCGCCACGGGTACCGTCTACGGCGCCGACGCGGCCACCGCCGTGTCCGGCAGCTACATCGTCATGCTGGGCGAGAACACGCTGAGCGAGAAGACCGACAAGAGCCGGCTCGCCGAGCAGTACGGCGGCACGCTCCAGCGCAACTACAGCTCCGCCATCAACGGCTTCTCGGCGAGCGGGCTCTCCGATACCGAGGCCAAGCGCCTCGCCGCCGACCCGGCCGTCTCCAAGGTCGTCCAGAACAAGACGTTCCACATCGACGCCACCCAGGAGAACCCCCCGTCCTGGGGCCTGGACCGGATCGACCAGACCGAGACGGCCGGCGACGGCGCGTACACCTACCCGGACGCCGCCGGTGAGGGTGTCACGGCGTACGTCATCGACACCGGGGTCCGGGTCACGCACAAGGACTTCGAGGGCCGGGCCACCTCCGGCTTCGACGCCGTGGACAACGACGACGACGCGGACGACGGCAACGGGCACGGTACCCACGTGGCCGGCACCATCGCGGGCGCCGCCCACGGGGTCGCCAAGAAGGCCGACATCGTGGCCGTCCGGGTGCTGGACGACGCCGGCTACGGGACCACCGAGCAGGTCGTCGCGGGCATCGACTGGGTCACCGAGCACCACGAGGGGCCCTCCGTCGCCAACATGAGCCTCGGCGGGGGCGCGGACCCGGCGCTCGACGCCGCGGTCCAGAAGGCCATCGCGTCCGGTGTCACCTTCGGGGTGGCCGCGGGCAACGAGTCCAGCGACGCGAGCCAGAGTTCGCCCGCGCGCGTGCCCGAGGCCATCACGGTCGCCTCCTCCACGGTGGACGACGAGCAGTCCTACTTCTCCAACTACGGGCCGATCGTGGACATCTACGCCCCGGGCTCGGGCATCACCTCGGACTGGAACGACAGCGACGAGGGCACGAACACCATCTCGGGGACGTCCATGGCGACCCCGCACGTCGTCGGCGCCGCGGCCGTCTACCTCGGCGGGCACCCGAACGACACCCCGGAGCAGGTCGCCACGGCCCTCACCGAGGGGGCCACCCCGGACGCCATCTCCAACGCGACCGCGGGTACCGCGAACAAGCTCCTGAAGATCGTCGAGTAG
- the treY gene encoding malto-oligosyltrehalose synthase — MTPTATYRLQLQPDFTFAAAADAVPYLAGLGVSHLHLSPVLESVPGSTHGYDVVDHRRVRAELGGEEGLRELSATARAHGLGLVLDIVPNHMSAAPRYNRPLWEVLREGRESPYARWFDIDWEAGGGRVLLPVLAGRIGQERDRFEVGARGDGTPVLRYGEQEFPLREGTARLPLPRLLAAQHYRLGWWRLARTELNYRRFFTVSDLIGVRVEHPEVFEATHLKILELLADGVVDGLRVDHPDGLADPAAYLERLAEATGGRWTVVEKILTADEVLPAGWAVAGTTGYDALHRIDGLFTDPAGAADLLGRYRDFAGPSGDRGGYWTATVRRAAYRVVTHELAAETAWLTRLAARACAGDPALEDHAPWALRTAIRELLVRVPVYRPYATAGGPPTELAESALPPQAVRDAKAAFSVPEEASAVDVVRELALGRLGTGGERAAFCARFAQTASALHAKSVEDTAFYRYVPLVSANEVGGAPGRPAVSPEEFHAYCARVARDWPATGTVLTTHDTKRSGDVRARIAVLSQCPERWASLVAQLSRATGVAAPDPQLAWQAWQSAYGCAGLPAAEAAGRLEPALLKAVREAGLFTSWTEPDPVYERAVTDFVAAGPGNGTGGARSALTRFAAALEPFARANVLGAALVHLTMPGVPDLYQGTEREYVALVDPDNRRPFGRPSEDVDEKAELTAAALRLRREHPGFFDESGAYAPLSARGPAAAHCLAFCRSGEVVTAVTRLSLRLAEEGGWRDTALALPGGGPWRDLLTPGREFTGPEAAVAELFADRPVALLVRAGGRETAGGDR; from the coding sequence ATGACGCCCACCGCCACCTACCGGCTCCAGCTCCAGCCGGACTTCACCTTCGCCGCCGCGGCGGACGCCGTGCCGTACCTCGCCGGGCTCGGTGTCTCCCATCTGCACCTGTCCCCGGTGCTGGAGTCGGTGCCCGGCTCCACGCACGGCTACGACGTGGTCGACCACCGCCGGGTGCGGGCCGAGCTCGGCGGCGAGGAGGGGCTGCGGGAGCTGTCCGCCACGGCGCGCGCCCATGGCCTCGGGCTCGTCCTGGACATCGTGCCCAACCACATGTCGGCCGCCCCCCGGTACAACCGGCCGCTGTGGGAGGTGCTGCGGGAAGGCCGGGAGTCCCCGTACGCCCGGTGGTTCGACATCGACTGGGAGGCGGGCGGCGGGCGGGTGCTGCTGCCCGTCCTCGCGGGCCGGATCGGCCAGGAGCGCGACCGCTTCGAGGTCGGGGCCCGGGGCGACGGCACCCCGGTGCTCCGCTACGGGGAGCAGGAGTTCCCGCTGCGGGAGGGCACCGCGCGGCTCCCGCTGCCCCGGCTGCTGGCCGCCCAGCACTACCGGCTGGGCTGGTGGCGGCTGGCCCGTACGGAGCTGAACTACCGGCGCTTCTTCACCGTCTCCGACCTCATCGGTGTCCGGGTCGAGCACCCTGAGGTCTTCGAGGCCACCCACCTCAAGATCCTCGAACTGCTGGCCGACGGTGTGGTGGACGGGCTGCGTGTCGACCACCCTGACGGGCTCGCGGACCCCGCCGCGTACCTGGAACGGCTCGCTGAGGCCACCGGTGGGCGCTGGACGGTGGTGGAGAAGATCCTCACGGCCGACGAGGTCCTGCCGGCCGGCTGGGCGGTCGCCGGGACGACCGGGTACGACGCCCTGCACCGGATCGACGGTCTGTTCACGGACCCGGCGGGCGCGGCGGACCTGCTGGGCCGCTACCGGGACTTCGCCGGTCCTTCGGGGGACCGTGGCGGTTACTGGACGGCGACCGTGCGCCGGGCCGCCTACCGGGTGGTCACCCATGAGCTGGCCGCCGAGACCGCGTGGCTGACCCGGCTCGCCGCCCGGGCCTGTGCCGGGGACCCCGCCCTGGAGGACCACGCGCCCTGGGCCCTGCGTACGGCGATCCGGGAGCTGCTGGTCCGGGTCCCCGTCTACCGCCCGTACGCCACGGCGGGAGGCCCCCCGACGGAGCTCGCCGAGTCGGCACTGCCTCCGCAGGCGGTACGGGACGCGAAGGCGGCGTTCTCCGTGCCGGAGGAGGCGTCGGCCGTGGACGTGGTGCGGGAGCTGGCGCTGGGGCGGCTGGGCACGGGTGGGGAGCGGGCCGCGTTCTGCGCCCGGTTCGCGCAGACGGCGTCGGCGCTGCACGCCAAGTCGGTGGAGGACACGGCGTTCTACCGGTACGTGCCGCTGGTCTCGGCGAACGAGGTGGGCGGCGCCCCGGGCAGGCCGGCGGTGAGCCCGGAGGAGTTCCACGCGTACTGCGCGCGCGTCGCCCGTGACTGGCCGGCCACCGGCACGGTGCTGACCACCCACGACACCAAGCGCAGCGGCGACGTACGGGCCCGGATCGCCGTCCTGTCGCAGTGCCCGGAGCGCTGGGCCTCGCTGGTGGCGCAGTTGTCCCGGGCGACCGGGGTGGCGGCCCCGGACCCGCAGCTGGCCTGGCAGGCCTGGCAGTCGGCGTACGGCTGCGCGGGGCTGCCGGCCGCGGAGGCGGCGGGGCGGCTGGAGCCGGCCCTGCTGAAGGCGGTCCGTGAGGCGGGCCTGTTCACCAGCTGGACCGAGCCGGACCCGGTGTACGAGCGCGCGGTGACCGACTTCGTGGCGGCCGGTCCGGGTAACGGCACGGGCGGGGCCCGCTCGGCGCTGACCCGCTTCGCGGCGGCCCTGGAACCCTTCGCACGGGCCAATGTGCTGGGGGCCGCGCTGGTGCATCTGACGATGCCGGGCGTGCCCGATCTGTACCAGGGCACGGAGCGGGAGTACGTCGCGCTGGTCGATCCGGACAACCGCCGCCCCTTCGGCCGCCCGTCCGAGGACGTCGACGAGAAGGCGGAGCTGACCGCGGCGGCGTTGCGGCTGCGCCGGGAACACCCGGGGTTCTTCGACGAGTCGGGTGCCTACGCCCCGTTGTCCGCGCGGGGCCCGGCGGCCGCCCACTGCCTGGCGTTCTGCCGGTCCGGTGAGGTGGTCACGGCGGTGACGCGGCTGTCCCTGCGGCTCGCGGAGGAGGGCGGCTGGCGCGACACGGCGCTGGCGCTGCCCGGCGGGGGCCCGTGGCGCGACCTGCTCACGCCGGGACGGGAGTTCACCGGTCCGGAGGCCGCCGTGGCGGAGCTCTTCGCGGACCGGCCGGTGGCGCTGCTGGTGCGGGCGGGGGGTCGGGAAACGGCTGGCGGGGATCGGTGA
- a CDS encoding DUF1697 domain-containing protein, with the protein MSTRYAALLRGINVSGHRRVPMAELRALLTELGHAEVATHLRSGNAVFSGASGDEDSLAAELERALEEHLGFRVDVLVRTGGYLAAVAEACPFPAGRLEGRQLHVTFFDRPVGADRFASLDAAAFLPEEFRVGGRELYLYAPDGLGRSRLAVALGRPALNRGLLATSRNWNTVARLVEMTRD; encoded by the coding sequence ATGAGCACGAGGTACGCGGCGCTGCTGCGCGGCATCAACGTCAGCGGTCACCGGAGAGTCCCGATGGCCGAACTCCGCGCGCTGCTCACGGAGCTGGGACACGCGGAGGTCGCCACCCATCTGCGGAGCGGGAACGCCGTCTTCAGCGGCGCGTCGGGCGACGAGGACTCCCTGGCGGCCGAGCTGGAGCGGGCCCTCGAGGAGCACCTGGGATTCCGGGTCGACGTCCTGGTGCGCACCGGCGGCTACCTCGCGGCGGTGGCCGAGGCCTGCCCGTTCCCGGCCGGCCGGCTCGAGGGCAGGCAGTTGCACGTCACCTTCTTCGACCGGCCCGTCGGCGCCGACCGCTTCGCCTCGCTGGACGCCGCCGCCTTCCTCCCGGAGGAGTTCCGGGTCGGTGGCCGGGAGCTCTACCTGTACGCCCCGGACGGGCTCGGCCGCTCCCGGCTGGCCGTCGCACTCGGGCGCCCCGCCCTCAACCGGGGCCTTCTCGCGACCTCCCGCAACTGGAACACCGTGGCCCGACTCGTGGAGATGACGCGTGACTGA
- a CDS encoding phosphotransferase enzyme family protein, which yields MDEMRAREVLTAAGLPAGAELLALGENAVFAVGDLVAKVGREASSYPELRERAEREVAVARWLAASGVPAVRTAEPAARLVEGHPVTLWHRLPEAVRPPEPRDLAPLLTQVHALAPPEHFTLPRRDLLGGVERWLRLAGDAVDPADADYLRGRRDGFAKAAAALAPHLTPGPIHGDALPRNVHVGPDGPVLVDLETFSADFREHDLVVLALSRDRYGLAPEAYDAFTAAYGWDVREWAGCAVLRGARETASCAWVSQHAPANPKALTEFRRRVASLREDDPEVRWYPF from the coding sequence ATGGACGAAATGCGTGCCCGCGAGGTACTGACCGCCGCCGGGCTGCCCGCCGGCGCCGAACTGCTCGCACTGGGCGAGAACGCGGTGTTCGCCGTCGGCGACCTGGTGGCCAAGGTGGGCCGGGAGGCCTCCTCCTACCCGGAGCTGCGGGAGCGGGCCGAGCGCGAGGTGGCCGTCGCGCGGTGGCTGGCGGCCTCGGGGGTACCCGCCGTACGCACCGCCGAACCCGCGGCCCGTCTGGTCGAGGGGCACCCGGTGACGCTGTGGCACCGACTGCCGGAGGCCGTGCGCCCGCCCGAGCCCCGGGACCTGGCGCCGCTGCTCACCCAGGTGCACGCACTTGCGCCGCCCGAGCACTTCACGCTGCCGCGCCGGGACCTGCTGGGCGGAGTGGAGCGCTGGCTCCGGCTCGCGGGCGACGCCGTCGACCCGGCCGACGCCGACTACCTGCGCGGCAGGCGCGACGGCTTCGCCAAGGCCGCCGCCGCCCTGGCCCCGCACCTGACGCCCGGGCCGATCCACGGCGACGCGCTGCCCCGCAACGTCCACGTCGGCCCGGACGGGCCGGTCCTGGTCGACCTGGAGACCTTCTCCGCCGACTTCCGGGAGCACGATCTGGTGGTCCTCGCGCTCTCCCGCGACCGGTACGGCCTGGCCCCGGAGGCGTACGACGCCTTCACCGCCGCCTACGGCTGGGACGTGCGTGAATGGGCGGGATGCGCTGTGCTGCGGGGCGCCCGTGAGACGGCGAGCTGTGCCTGGGTCTCCCAGCACGCGCCGGCCAACCCGAAGGCGCTGACCGAATTCCGCCGCCGGGTGGCGTCCCTCCGCGAGGACGACCCCGAGGTCCGCTGGTACCCCTTCTGA
- a CDS encoding phosphotransferase family protein, with protein MVTGEKTTERFDDGPEDENWGATRSWVEKELSGAERVEEVTRLRGGWTSDMRRLDIAGPAGRRSLVLRSFVKPFFVRHAEGLLTREAAVLRLLAGTDIPAAGPVAVDATARYCDHPSLLMSLLPGTVRLGHEGADRRAEALARQLHRIHRLVVPAGARPRTYQAWSSPDRVSPPQGTDRPELWQRAVDVIRREPPEYRACFLHRDFHPGNVLFTGDGEDLRISGVVDWVETSWGPADLDVAHCSTALALLHGVPAGMRFADRYVAAGGELAEDHADHLYWRLLDALGFAPDAEKVAGPWRETGRTDLTPALTTGRLEGYLQALLDRYA; from the coding sequence ATGGTGACGGGCGAGAAGACCACCGAACGCTTCGATGACGGTCCTGAGGACGAGAACTGGGGCGCGACGCGCTCCTGGGTGGAGAAGGAGTTGTCCGGGGCGGAACGCGTCGAAGAGGTCACTCGGTTGCGCGGCGGCTGGACGTCGGACATGCGCCGTCTGGACATCGCCGGACCGGCCGGCCGCCGCTCACTGGTCCTGCGGTCGTTCGTCAAGCCCTTCTTCGTCCGGCACGCGGAGGGCCTGCTGACGCGCGAGGCGGCCGTGCTGCGTCTGCTCGCCGGCACGGACATACCCGCGGCCGGTCCGGTGGCCGTGGACGCGACGGCGCGGTACTGCGACCACCCTTCCCTACTGATGTCCTTGCTGCCCGGGACCGTACGCCTGGGCCACGAGGGGGCCGACCGGCGGGCCGAGGCGCTGGCCCGTCAGCTGCACCGCATCCACCGGCTCGTGGTGCCGGCCGGGGCACGGCCCCGCACCTATCAGGCGTGGTCCTCTCCCGACCGGGTGAGCCCGCCCCAGGGCACCGACCGGCCTGAGCTGTGGCAACGGGCCGTGGACGTGATCCGCCGCGAGCCGCCGGAGTACCGGGCCTGCTTCCTGCACAGGGACTTCCACCCGGGCAACGTCCTCTTCACGGGCGACGGCGAGGATCTGCGGATCAGCGGCGTCGTCGACTGGGTGGAGACCTCCTGGGGACCGGCCGACCTGGACGTCGCCCACTGCTCGACGGCGCTGGCGCTGCTGCACGGGGTGCCCGCGGGCATGCGCTTCGCCGACCGCTACGTCGCGGCGGGAGGGGAACTGGCCGAGGACCACGCCGACCACCTCTACTGGCGTCTGCTGGATGCCCTGGGCTTCGCCCCGGACGCCGAGAAGGTCGCCGGTCCGTGGCGCGAGACGGGCCGTACCGATCTGACCCCCGCCCTGACGACCGGACGCCTGGAGGGATATCTCCAGGCCCTTCTCGACCGCTACGCCTGA
- a CDS encoding DUF4333 domain-containing protein has product MHIPRLPVALRGLSAVAVGVLLVGCSTSVSIGRADPELPADELATTVAEKLADTTGRPTPDISCPEDLRGKAGTTTRCELTAEDGSTLGVSVTVTSVEGDKINFDIKADDTASPAPAAN; this is encoded by the coding sequence ATGCACATACCCCGTCTGCCCGTAGCGCTCAGGGGCCTGTCGGCCGTGGCCGTCGGCGTGCTGCTCGTCGGCTGCTCGACCTCGGTCAGCATAGGAAGGGCCGATCCGGAACTGCCCGCGGACGAGCTGGCCACCACGGTCGCCGAGAAGCTCGCCGACACGACGGGCCGCCCGACGCCGGACATCTCATGCCCGGAGGACCTTCGCGGGAAGGCCGGCACCACCACCCGCTGCGAGCTGACGGCGGAGGACGGCAGCACCCTGGGGGTGTCCGTCACCGTCACCTCGGTCGAGGGAGACAAGATCAACTTCGACATCAAAGCCGACGACACTGCTTCACCCGCCCCTGCCGCGAACTGA
- the glgX gene encoding glycogen debranching protein GlgX, translating into MQVWPGQAYPLGATYDGAGTNFAVFSEAADRIELCLLHDDGSETAVELRETDAFVRHAYLPGVMPGQRYGFRVHGPYEPQRGQRCNSAKLLLDPYARAISGRIQWGEAVYGYPFGRPDERNDLDSAPHTMSSVVVNPYFDWGDDRRPRTDYHRTVIYEAHVKGLTMLHPGLPEELRGTYAGLAHPEIIAHLTELGVTAIELMPVHQFVQDHRLADAGLANYWGYNTIGFFAPHNAYASWGDRGEQVLEFKQAVKALHQAGIEVILDVVYNHTAEGNHLGPTLSFRGLDNTSYYRLTDDPRYYMDTTGTGNSLLMRSPHVLQLIMDSLRYWVTEMHVDGFRFDLAATLARQFHEVDRLSSFFDLVQQDPVVSQVKLIAEPWDVGEGGYQVGNFPPLWTEWNGKYRDTVRDLWRGEPRTLAEFAGRLTGSSDLYQDDGRRPLASINFTTCHDGFTLHDLVSYNDKHNEANGEGNRDGESHNRSWNCGVEGATEDKEVRELRSRQMRNFIATLMLSQGVPMLSHGDEFARTQRGNNNAYCQDNELSWVHWPDPSAARPRGEGEEGAQEDGTDTGLLEFTRSMVWLRRDHPVFRRRRFFHGRPVEGTHDELSDIAWFTPRGDEMTQRDWQAAHAKAMTVFLNGHAISEPGPRGERISDDSFLLMFNASAETLEFTVPTHHGKRWQVVVDTAIPDGVPPGAGPKVRAGERVTLIGRSLTVLKRPA; encoded by the coding sequence ATGCAGGTCTGGCCGGGACAGGCGTATCCCCTCGGTGCGACGTACGACGGCGCCGGGACCAACTTCGCGGTCTTCTCGGAGGCCGCCGACCGGATCGAGTTGTGCCTGCTGCACGACGACGGTTCAGAAACGGCGGTGGAACTCCGCGAGACCGACGCCTTCGTCCGTCACGCCTATCTGCCCGGTGTGATGCCGGGGCAGCGCTACGGCTTCCGGGTGCACGGCCCGTACGAGCCGCAGCGCGGGCAGCGCTGCAACTCCGCGAAGCTGCTCCTGGACCCGTACGCGCGTGCGATCTCCGGGCGGATCCAGTGGGGCGAGGCGGTGTACGGCTACCCGTTCGGCAGGCCGGACGAGCGCAACGACCTCGACTCGGCGCCGCACACCATGAGCTCGGTCGTGGTCAATCCGTACTTCGACTGGGGTGACGACCGCCGCCCCCGTACGGACTACCACCGCACGGTGATCTACGAGGCGCACGTCAAGGGCCTGACGATGCTTCACCCTGGCCTGCCGGAGGAACTGCGCGGTACGTACGCCGGGCTCGCCCACCCGGAGATCATCGCCCATCTGACGGAGCTGGGCGTCACCGCGATCGAGCTGATGCCGGTGCACCAGTTCGTCCAGGACCACCGGCTCGCGGACGCCGGCCTCGCCAACTACTGGGGCTACAACACCATCGGCTTCTTCGCCCCACACAACGCGTACGCCTCCTGGGGTGACCGCGGCGAGCAGGTACTGGAGTTCAAGCAGGCCGTGAAGGCGCTGCACCAGGCGGGCATCGAGGTGATCCTCGACGTGGTCTACAACCACACGGCGGAGGGCAACCACCTGGGGCCGACGCTCTCCTTCCGGGGCCTGGACAACACCTCGTACTACCGGCTCACCGACGACCCGCGGTACTACATGGACACCACCGGCACGGGGAACTCCCTGCTGATGCGGTCCCCGCACGTGCTCCAGCTGATCATGGACTCGCTGCGGTACTGGGTGACCGAGATGCACGTGGACGGGTTCCGCTTCGACCTGGCGGCGACGCTCGCCCGGCAGTTCCACGAGGTGGACCGGCTGTCGTCGTTCTTCGATCTGGTCCAGCAGGACCCCGTGGTCAGCCAGGTGAAGCTGATCGCCGAGCCGTGGGACGTGGGCGAGGGCGGCTACCAGGTGGGCAACTTCCCGCCGCTGTGGACCGAGTGGAACGGCAAGTACCGTGACACGGTCCGAGACCTGTGGCGGGGCGAGCCGAGGACGCTCGCGGAGTTCGCGGGGCGGCTGACCGGCTCCTCCGACCTCTACCAGGACGACGGCAGGCGCCCGCTGGCCTCGATCAACTTCACCACCTGCCACGACGGGTTCACCCTGCACGACCTGGTCTCCTACAACGACAAGCACAACGAGGCCAACGGCGAGGGCAACCGGGACGGCGAGAGCCACAACCGGTCGTGGAACTGCGGCGTGGAGGGCGCCACCGAGGACAAGGAGGTGAGGGAGCTGCGCAGCCGCCAGATGCGCAACTTCATCGCCACGCTGATGCTCTCCCAGGGCGTCCCGATGCTGAGCCACGGCGACGAGTTCGCCCGTACGCAGCGGGGCAACAACAACGCCTACTGCCAGGACAACGAGCTCTCCTGGGTGCACTGGCCCGATCCGTCGGCCGCCCGGCCGCGGGGGGAGGGCGAGGAGGGCGCCCAGGAGGACGGTACGGACACCGGTCTGCTGGAGTTCACCCGGTCCATGGTCTGGCTCCGCCGCGACCACCCGGTCTTCCGGCGCAGGCGGTTCTTCCACGGCCGGCCGGTGGAGGGTACGCACGACGAACTGTCGGACATCGCGTGGTTCACCCCCAGGGGCGACGAGATGACCCAGCGGGACTGGCAGGCCGCGCACGCCAAGGCCATGACGGTCTTCCTGAACGGGCACGCCATCTCGGAGCCGGGGCCGCGCGGTGAGCGGATCTCGGACGACTCCTTCCTGCTGATGTTCAACGCGAGCGCGGAGACCCTGGAGTTCACCGTGCCGACGCACCACGGGAAGCGGTGGCAGGTCGTCGTGGACACGGCGATCCCGGACGGGGTGCCGCCGGGCGCCGGACCGAAGGTGCGGGCCGGCGAGCGGGTGACGCTGATCGGACGCAGCCTGACGGTGCTCAAGCGCCCGGCGTAG